The genomic stretch GTGTGCGCATTTTCGAGAACGGCGTCAGCGGCGCGCTGCTGGCCGTTAACACGCCCACTACCACGCTGCGCATTCATCGCTCCGTCACCGGGCAGGTGTACTACCAGGTGGTTGGGCAGTCGTTGGTGCCCAGCCCGCAGGCACCCATCGCACCGTCGGAAGTGACGCAGGGCTACGGCCTGCTGTACTCATCGCTGGACGCCATACTCGACACCGAAGTTGCCAGTGCCACCATCGCCGACCCCTCGCTACCGATCACCATGGAGATGGGGCTCACCGTCATGACGCCGCCGCGTGTCGTGATGGCCAGTACGTTCGACCTGGCGATTGGCTTGGCACCGGCTGCCCTCATGCCGGTGCAGATGGACTTGGAGGCAACGCCCACCCCCGTGAAGACAGGCGACGTGACGATTGCCATGACCACGGGGCTGGACATATTCCCGTCGGGCGGTGGGAGCGGCACGTGGAACCTGCCTGCATTTCAGATGCTCGGCACCGAGACAGGTGTCGCGTATGGCCAAGGTAGCTGGACGTTGCCGCGCTTCACTATGACGGGTGTCGAGCAGACGTACGTTCCTGCCGACCCTGACGAAGGCTTCTGGATCCTGCCGCGCTGGGCCATGTGGGGGCAGGGGCTCGATGAAGACCACGGTAGCGGCAACTGGAGCCTGCGGCCGTTCGCCATGATCGGTGCCGAGGAAGGCGTGGAGTACGGCCAGGGTGACTGGACGCTTTCCCTACAGTTCGAGATGATCAGCTACCCGCCGTGGTGGCCTGACGGCACCTTCATGATGGTGTCCGGGCTGGCGGTTGATTCGCAGACACCGAACCTGTTCACCGACCTGGTTCTGGTACTCAACAGCGCCGGTGCGCTGACCGGCACGCTTGCGCTGACACGCGCACAGCTCCTGTCGTTGATGTCTTCGCTGGCGTCCAGCGGATCGCTGACGCTCTCCGGGGTGTACGGGCTGACACTGCTCGGAAATCTGTCGGCCGGCTCCCTGCAAGCCCTGCGTGCCTTGGCTGGTGCCGATCTTCCGGAGAACGCCGCAGTGTGGGTGGTCAACATGGACACCCAAGCGTCCGCTCAGTACGACGACTACGGCTTCAACAGCTTCTTCCGGCGTGGCAACGACTACTACGGCGTGGCCAACGACGGCATCTACAAGCTGAGCGGCACTACGGATGCCGGGTCGCCCATCGATGCCTTTGCCGCCTTTGTGCGCACCACGCTGGGCATTCAGTCCGTCAAGCATGTGCCCACGGTGTACGTCGGAGCGGCTTCGGACGGGGCGCTGGTGCTGCGCGTGGACGTGGATGGTGTGGCACGCTACTACAAGGCCCGCACATCCAGCACGCCGCTGAACAACCACCGCGTGGATATTGGCAGAGGCGCAAGAGGCGTATACTGGGAGTTCGACCTGTTGAACCAGAACGGCGATGACTTCGATGTGGCAGACATTACCTTACTGCCCGTGGTACGAGACCGGAGAATCTGATGGCTAGCAGCCCGGAAGACGTAGTTGACCTCGTAATTGACACTGCCACGGGTGCGGCGGGCCTGTGGGCAGGTGCGGCGGACATCGCCGCCTGGAAGGCCGTCACCGCCGCCGAGGGCAACTCCGCCGTACAGCCGCCGGCACTGAGTTACGCGCTGTCTGCCGTCGAGCCCGGCGTGCCCAACGTCGAGAACACCATCACAACTTACGAAGCTCAGCGTGACTTCCTCGTGCAGTTGATGACGGACAAGCTGACGGAGTTCTTCACGATCTACTACCCGCTGAACACCGACGGCTACGACGAGGGCATGGACTGGCTCATCAACACCATCACCAACGGCGGCACCGGCATCAACCCGGCGGTGGAGAACCAGATATGGCAGCGCGGTCGCGACCGCCTCATCGCCGAAGGGGAACGCGCCGACTCTCAGACCCTGCTCCAGTTCGCCCAGCGTGGCTTCTCGCTGCCGTCGGGCGCCATGACCAAGCTGCTGCAAGCCAACCGCTTCGAGCAGTTGCAAAAATTGCAAGAACAGTCACGGGACGTGGCGATCCGCCAGGCCGAGATCGAGCTGGAGAATCTGCGTTTCGCGGTAGACAAGGTGGTGACGGCCAGACTGCAAGCCATCGCGGCGGCAGCCGACTACATCCGTGCCATCACCAACGGCTTCGACTCGGCGGTGAACATTGCCAACCAGGAAGCACAGGCCAAGGCTGCCTTGATGGCAGCCACCGCAGACCTCTACCGCGCACGGCTGCAACGTGACGAGATTGCCATGCGTGTACCCTTCCAAGTCAGCGACAACACCTTGCGCACCAACGAGATCAACCTCAACGCCTTCTACCAGGGTGTAGACGCCAAGGTGCGCGGTGCGGCGGCGGCAGCACAGGTCTACGGTGCCATGGCACAAGCCGCCCTCAGCTCACTGGTGGGTATCGGCACGACGACGATTTCGGCGGCGACGTGATTAGTCGATGATTTGTGTGGGGTAGTGCTCGACGTTAGGAATGAAAATCCCTGCTGCCCAAGTCAGCCCTGTAGGCGATGTATACACTTGGAACTCGCCGAGATCGTCACGCTTGATTAAGCACACAAATTGAGCACCATCCCAAAACAGCCCCCACGACTCAGATGAATTTGATACATTCGGTATCCCTGCGGCGACAAACGTACGAGTAGCCCATGACACGCCGTGATTTGTAGACCGCAAGAATGCACGATCTCCAGTAGAGACAACATTGCCGGCGATCAGAATTGTACCGCTACCATCTGCGGCCGAGAATGGCGGGGCTGATGCGAATGTTTCAAAATTAGAGTAGGTAGTCCATGCAGCGCCGTCAGAGGTCGACAACACATCGGTACTGCCAAACGCAACGCGAACTAAGCGACTACCGGAATGGCAAAACTCGTGCGGGTTGCCAGCATCTATACTCCCTTGCCCAAGCAGCCATGCAGCGCCGGCATTATCTGAGTAATGCAGCTCGACTGACGCTCCAAGGATAGACGCAACTAGCCTGGTGCCAAGTACAGTATGCGCATACACGCCCTCAATGCCACCTCCGCCTGAACTCCATGTAGTGCCAGTGTCTGATACGTCAATACTGTCGAGACCAGGGCTAATAAACGTACCTGCCCTCAATTTCCCAGCTAAGTATTGAATGTACTTGTTGTTTCTAGAAAGCCCTGGAACTACGGCAACCTCCGTAAAAACTGCGCCTCCTTCGTGCTCATCTATGTGTGTCTCGTCCGGGCCAGTAGTAAAGCGTAGGCGGAATACTTTGCGGCTCTTCGACATTAGCCGCTCTGAAATTCCATCAGATAAAATCCCGTGGTCTACCCACCCTGTTAGGTCTTTATTTACTTCTATCAACCTCAAATCTGACGAGATATTCCAGTCGCGCCCTATGTACGCATAGTTGCCAATATCCCCAAGGCAAACCTCCACACACCGCTGCTTGTTTTCCCATGCGCAAGCCATCAGTCAGTCCTCAATGCTGCAACAGAACGAAATGGTTGAAAGAGTCGTACTGCCCGCCTGCGGGTTGGCCTGGCGACAGTATCTGGGTGGATGTGATGTCGAGCAAGTCGATGGGGTCGCCGTTGCCGTCCTCGACAGGAAAGAGCGACAGGGCTTGGGCGTCCACGCCGAACTCGTACCGCCGCAGCTTCCACTCGATGTGTGCCTCAGTTGCCGTGCCGCCACTATACGTGAATGTTACTGCCGGCAGCGCGTAGCCGTAGATCCCGGTGGCCGTCTCCGCCCACAAGCGCACCCCACAGTCGAGCTGGGTGTGCAACAGCACACCGGTATTCTTGTCCACGACATACTGGTCGAAGAACCAGTCGCGGTCTTCTGGCGCTGATCCGCCGGGGTTGCGTAGCACATACCGGCCAAAAATGACCCACAACTTGCCTTGATACTCATAGGTTGAGTACATCACCGGTACTTCGCTGTCTGGCTGCACGTACTCTGCCAGGAGCCAGGAGGTGACCATGGTGTTGGTGTGCGGGTCGTCGATGCTGCGCTTGAACACTATCGCCGCTTGCTGGTACAACGTCGGGGAAGTACCGGGGATCTCATCCACGGTCTCGACTAACGACACGAAGTAGAAATCCCGGTCGAGCGGCGTCTCGGGATCTGGAGGGAGCGCCGGGTCGAACGAGCCGTTGCCCTGATGGTAGCCGAAGCCAATGCGCGACGATCCACTGGTACGCAGTTCCGTGCCAGCGCCTGGGTTCGGGCCGGGCAGATGTGTCAGCGTGGCCACGTAGCTCAGATCCACGCCAGTGCTCTGCGCCAGGAATGTCGTCGGGTCGTCGGGGGTGGGGTACCGCCCGCGCACCAAGGTCGCGCCTGTCGCTGTGGGGCCGCCGATGTCATTGCCGTACAGCAGCGCCCACTCCGTGGCGAACAGGAACGGATACACCGCCGGCCCGAGCCGGAACGAACCGACTACAGGAGCAGGTAGCGTGAGGTTGATCTGCTCGTCGTGGAAGAATGTGGGTTGCTGCGGCTGGTTGTTGTCCTGCACTGTGCCCAGCCGGACCGTGAAGAAGTCGATGGCCAGATCGTTGTGCGCTTCATACAGTGCAACACGCAGCACTGGGCCTGTCTTGACGATATGCGGGGTCTTGGCACCGAGCCACTTGTCACCAGAAAAAATCTGCTGGTACTTGTACAGCCCGCGCAGGTCAGTCAGCTCGCCGGGCGGCGGCATGGCAATCTGCCCTGGGACATCGGTCGCGACCACCTGCGCAATGCGCCCACCGCCTTCCTCCGGCGGTGCCAGCCCGGAGAAGTACGACCACCACCAGAAACTGCCGCCGGCCTCAATAATGATGCGTGGGATACCGCCCCGAGTCTCCAAGTGAATCGTAATGCCTGGTGCGGGGACGATCATCTTGCGGCGGAAGTCACCCTGCTGGGCAAGCTGGGCCAGTACGCGGCGGGCGTAGGGCACCCACCGCGTGGCCAGGTCGATGTTGCCAAGCGGCACCAGGGTGGCTGGCTTGCCCGGCTTCCACGAGTTATTGACCACTGGTGCTGCCCTGCGGCGGGAAGGTGATCACCTTGCTATCCGGACTGCGCAGCTTCTCCGCTGCGGCCAGCTCGCCACTCAGCAGTTGATTGAACATGTTGACCAGCATACAGCTACTCTGCCCCTTGGCGTAGTCCGTGCCAGCGCCGAGAACCTTGAGGATGCTC from Candidatus Macondimonas diazotrophica encodes the following:
- a CDS encoding aspartyl/asparaginyl beta-hydroxylase domain-containing protein → MANTLYKPLIYEIIPGTEGTASGTTSTTSIGDGSGVTYSPPTEETEVVLLVPVTETAFYPGYGYGSTGIVTYEPVIVTVPASGGGRQSSPLLQDGSGGGYGEVSSPPEPPTPAQVNTYFDRQWNSLADTISAVAPGDYIECRIQYGSYAVFVGLDAVGETSTLPSAYRYGIMADVSGVRIFENGVSGALLAVNTPTTTLRIHRSVTGQVYYQVVGQSLVPSPQAPIAPSEVTQGYGLLYSSLDAILDTEVASATIADPSLPITMEMGLTVMTPPRVVMASTFDLAIGLAPAALMPVQMDLEATPTPVKTGDVTIAMTTGLDIFPSGGGSGTWNLPAFQMLGTETGVAYGQGSWTLPRFTMTGVEQTYVPADPDEGFWILPRWAMWGQGLDEDHGSGNWSLRPFAMIGAEEGVEYGQGDWTLSLQFEMISYPPWWPDGTFMMVSGLAVDSQTPNLFTDLVLVLNSAGALTGTLALTRAQLLSLMSSLASSGSLTLSGVYGLTLLGNLSAGSLQALRALAGADLPENAAVWVVNMDTQASAQYDDYGFNSFFRRGNDYYGVANDGIYKLSGTTDAGSPIDAFAAFVRTTLGIQSVKHVPTVYVGAASDGALVLRVDVDGVARYYKARTSSTPLNNHRVDIGRGARGVYWEFDLLNQNGDDFDVADITLLPVVRDRRI